From a single Pseudobutyrivibrio xylanivorans genomic region:
- the licT gene encoding BglG family transcription antiterminator LicT produces the protein MKIKKILNNNAALVTDDKGNEIVYTGCGLCFQKKCGDQIDESKIEKTFVMEKPSEQFKQLVSEMPYEQIQVADEIIKYAEEILNKRLCNNIYITLTDHLGYAIERAQNGTYLRNKLLWEIKNFYKAEYSIGCHALSIIKEKLGATLPDDEAGFFALHIVNAELDGNMHHTLETSEVISDIVSIVKFTFNSELDENTLSYERFVTHLKYFLQRAEKREYYPEDNVEMFCMMKNKFPDAYKCATRIKSYMESKFPDNEITDEEMLYLVVHISRITDRKTIEKQKAIG, from the coding sequence ATGAAAATAAAAAAGATATTAAATAATAATGCAGCCTTGGTCACAGATGACAAGGGGAACGAAATAGTTTATACGGGATGCGGTCTTTGTTTCCAGAAAAAATGTGGTGATCAGATTGACGAAAGTAAAATAGAAAAAACCTTCGTCATGGAAAAGCCTAGTGAACAGTTTAAGCAGTTGGTTTCAGAAATGCCATATGAACAGATTCAGGTGGCAGACGAAATCATCAAGTACGCAGAGGAGATTTTAAATAAGCGTCTTTGCAATAATATATACATCACTTTGACAGATCATCTTGGATACGCAATAGAGCGAGCCCAAAATGGTACGTATTTACGAAATAAGCTTCTTTGGGAAATCAAGAATTTCTATAAGGCTGAGTATAGCATAGGCTGCCATGCTCTTTCGATTATCAAGGAAAAGCTTGGAGCGACTCTTCCAGATGATGAGGCAGGTTTTTTTGCACTTCATATCGTAAATGCGGAATTAGATGGTAACATGCATCACACTCTTGAAACATCAGAGGTGATTAGCGATATCGTTAGCATTGTAAAATTTACTTTCAATTCAGAGCTTGATGAAAACACTCTGTCATATGAAAGATTTGTTACTCATTTGAAATATTTCTTACAGCGAGCTGAAAAGCGCGAGTATTATCCAGAGGATAATGTGGAAATGTTTTGCATGATGAAAAACAAATTTCCAGATGCTTACAAATGCGCAACCCGCATTAAGAGCTATATGGAATCCAAGTTTCCAGATAATGAAATTACAGATGAGGAAATGCTTTATTTAGTAGTGCATATTTCTCGAATTACTGATAGAAAAACTATAGAAAAACAAAAAGCTATAGGATAG